One Paralichthys olivaceus isolate ysfri-2021 chromosome 8, ASM2471397v2, whole genome shotgun sequence genomic region harbors:
- the acox1 gene encoding peroxisomal acyl-coenzyme A oxidase 1 isoform X2, whose translation MNPDITKERKNATFDVEKLTYILDGAPEKTRRRREIESLVISDPDFKEEDPNFLSRSERYDQAVRKSAQMILKLREYGIADPEEIYCYKNIFKGNHQEALGLHFAMFLPTLYNQCDPQQSRKWLPLAESFQAMGTYAQTELGHGTHLRGLETTATYDPATQEFVLNSPTVSSIKWWPGGLGKTSNHAIVLAQLYTQGNCRGLHAFIVPIRDMSTHVPLPGIVVGDIGPKFGFSEVDNGFLKLENVRIPRDNMLMKYAKVEPDGTYLKPPSAKLTYGTMVFIRSMIVGESAKALAKSCTISIRYSVVRHQSEIRAGEPEPQILDYQTQQYKLFPLLAMAYAFTFVGQYMQATYRRISGDISQGNFSELPELHALSAGLKAFTTWATNSAIEVCRMSCGGHGYSRSSALPDIYVEFTPTCTYEGENTVMMLQTARYLVKSYRQAKDGQQLSGIVSYLSEADHRRVQPQPVAARPTVVDINDLSSLVEVYKLRAAILVELAAKSIQQELQHRKCQEDAWNNSAIDLVRASDAHCHYVVVKLFTDKLGEIGDTAIHSVLSTLALLYALNGIKLNSGDFLQAGLLSGPQVLQISVRIKELLSQLRPNAVALVDAFDFNDKLLNSVLGRYDGNVYENLFEWARRSPLNSTEVHESFHKYLKPLRSKL comes from the exons ATGAACCCCGATATCACGAAGGAGCGGAAAAACGCCACCTTTGACGTCGAGAAGCTGACCTACATTCTGGACGGTGCCCCAGAGAAGacgagaagaagaagggaaatCG AGTCACTGGTTATCAGTGACCCAGACTTTAAGGAGGAGGACCCGAACTTCTTGTCGCGCAGCGAGCGCTATGACCAGGCTGTTCGAAAAAGTGCCCAAATGATCCTGAAGCTCAGAGAGTATGGCATCGCAGACCCAGAAGAGATCTACTGCTATAAGAA TATTTTTAAAGGCAACCACCAAGAGGCATTGGGGCTACACTTTGCCATGTTCTTGCCGACCCTGTACAACCAGTGTGACCCTCAGCAGTCCAGGAAGTGGTTACCTCTGGCAGAGTCCTTCCAGGCCATGGGCACATATGCCCAAACTGAGCTGGGTCATG GCACACACCTGAGAGGGCTGGAGACCACTGCCACATATGATCCAGCCACACAGGAGTTTGTTTTGAACAGTCCCACAGTCAGCTCCATCAAATGGTGGCCTGGAGGAC tTGGAAAGACCTCAAATCATGCCATAGTCCTCGCCCAGCTCTATACTCAAGGAAACTGCCGTGGTCTGCATGCTTTCATCGTACCCATCCGAGACATGAGCACTCACGTACCCCTGCCAG GTATTGTGGTCGGAGATATCGGCCCCAAGTTTGGCTTCAGTGAAGTTGACAACGGCTTCCTGAAACTAGAGAACGTACGAATCCCACGGGACAACATGCTGATGAAATATGCCAAG GTGGAGCCAGATGGGACCTATTTGAAGCCACCAAGTGCCAAACTGACCTATGGCACCATGGTGTTCATCCGCTCCATGATTGTAGGGGAGTCAGCTAAGGCCCTCGCCAAGTCCTGCACGATCTCCATCCGCTACAGTGTTGTTCGCCACCAGTCTGAAATCCGAGCTGG AGAGCCAGAGCCACAGATCCTCGACTACCAGACGCAGCAGTACAAGCTATTCCCTCTGCTGGCTATGGCCTATGCATTCACTTTTGTGGGCCAGTACATGCAGGCGACCTACCGGCGCATCAGTGGAGACATCAGCCAAGGAAACTTCAGTGAACTGCCTGAG CTCCATGCTCTGTCTGCCGGTCTGAAGGCCTTCACCACGTGGGCAACCAACTCTGCTATTGAGGTGTGCCGCATGTCATGTGGCGGCCATGGCTACTCTCGCAGCAGTGCCTTGCCGGACATTTATGTTGAGTTTACTCCCACCTGCACCTACGAGGGTGAGAACACTGTCATGATGCTGCAGACTGCAAG ATACCTGGTGAAGAGCTACAGGCAGGCTAAGGACGGCCAGCAGCTGAGCGGCATCGTCTCTTACCTGAGTGAAGCGGATCATCGGAGGGTGCAGCCCCAGCCCGTCGCTGCCAGACCAACCGTGGTTGACATCAATGACTTATCTAGTCTGGTGGAGGTCTACAAATTACGAGCTGCCAT TCTTGTGGAGCTGGCAGCCAAGAGCATCCAGCAGGAGTTGCAGCACAGGAAGTGCCAGGAGGACGCCTGGAACAACAGTGCTATCGACCTGGTCAGAGCCTCAGAT GCCCACTGTCACTATGTTGTAGTGAAGCTCTTCACTGATAAGCTTGGGGAGATCGGCGACACAGCGATACACTCTGTGTTGTCGACGCTGGCTCTGCTCTACGCCCTGAATGGCATCAAGCTTAACTCTGGAGATTTCCTACAG GCTGGTCTGCTCAGTGGGCCCCAGGTGCTGCAGATCTCTGTTCGTATCAAGGAGCTTCTGTCTCAGCTGAGGCCCAACGCTGTGGCGCTCGTAGATGCCTTTGACTTCAACGACAAGCTTCTAAATTCAGTCCTGGGACGATATGATGGAAATGTCTACGAGAACTTGTTTGAATGGGCTCGCCGCTCACCCCTGAACTCCACAGAG GTGCATGAATCCTTCCACAAGTATCTAAAGCCTCTGCGGTCCAAACTGTGA
- the acox1 gene encoding peroxisomal acyl-coenzyme A oxidase 1 isoform X1 — MNPDITKERKNATFDVEKLTYILDGAPEKTRRRREIESLVISDPDFKEEDPNFLSRSERYDQAVRKSAQMILKLREYGIADPEEIYCYKNCVHPSRPEPLDLHLGMFLPTLLNQATSEQMDRFFMPAWNLEIIGTYAQTEMGHGTHLRGLETTATYDPATQEFVLNSPTVSSIKWWPGGLGKTSNHAIVLAQLYTQGNCRGLHAFIVPIRDMSTHVPLPGIVVGDIGPKFGFSEVDNGFLKLENVRIPRDNMLMKYAKVEPDGTYLKPPSAKLTYGTMVFIRSMIVGESAKALAKSCTISIRYSVVRHQSEIRAGEPEPQILDYQTQQYKLFPLLAMAYAFTFVGQYMQATYRRISGDISQGNFSELPELHALSAGLKAFTTWATNSAIEVCRMSCGGHGYSRSSALPDIYVEFTPTCTYEGENTVMMLQTARYLVKSYRQAKDGQQLSGIVSYLSEADHRRVQPQPVAARPTVVDINDLSSLVEVYKLRAAILVELAAKSIQQELQHRKCQEDAWNNSAIDLVRASDAHCHYVVVKLFTDKLGEIGDTAIHSVLSTLALLYALNGIKLNSGDFLQAGLLSGPQVLQISVRIKELLSQLRPNAVALVDAFDFNDKLLNSVLGRYDGNVYENLFEWARRSPLNSTEVHESFHKYLKPLRSKL, encoded by the exons ATGAACCCCGATATCACGAAGGAGCGGAAAAACGCCACCTTTGACGTCGAGAAGCTGACCTACATTCTGGACGGTGCCCCAGAGAAGacgagaagaagaagggaaatCG AGTCACTGGTTATCAGTGACCCAGACTTTAAGGAGGAGGACCCGAACTTCTTGTCGCGCAGCGAGCGCTATGACCAGGCTGTTCGAAAAAGTGCCCAAATGATCCTGAAGCTCAGAGAGTATGGCATCGCAGACCCAGAAGAGATCTACTGCTATAAGAA CTGTGTGCACCCCAGCAGGCCAGAGCCCTTGGATCTCCATTTGGGGATGTTCCTGCCAACACTGCTCAACCAGGCCACCTCAGAGCAAATGGACCGTTTCTTCATGCCCGCCTGGAACCTAGAGATCATCGGGACCTATGCTCAGACTGAGATGGGCCACG GCACACACCTGAGAGGGCTGGAGACCACTGCCACATATGATCCAGCCACACAGGAGTTTGTTTTGAACAGTCCCACAGTCAGCTCCATCAAATGGTGGCCTGGAGGAC tTGGAAAGACCTCAAATCATGCCATAGTCCTCGCCCAGCTCTATACTCAAGGAAACTGCCGTGGTCTGCATGCTTTCATCGTACCCATCCGAGACATGAGCACTCACGTACCCCTGCCAG GTATTGTGGTCGGAGATATCGGCCCCAAGTTTGGCTTCAGTGAAGTTGACAACGGCTTCCTGAAACTAGAGAACGTACGAATCCCACGGGACAACATGCTGATGAAATATGCCAAG GTGGAGCCAGATGGGACCTATTTGAAGCCACCAAGTGCCAAACTGACCTATGGCACCATGGTGTTCATCCGCTCCATGATTGTAGGGGAGTCAGCTAAGGCCCTCGCCAAGTCCTGCACGATCTCCATCCGCTACAGTGTTGTTCGCCACCAGTCTGAAATCCGAGCTGG AGAGCCAGAGCCACAGATCCTCGACTACCAGACGCAGCAGTACAAGCTATTCCCTCTGCTGGCTATGGCCTATGCATTCACTTTTGTGGGCCAGTACATGCAGGCGACCTACCGGCGCATCAGTGGAGACATCAGCCAAGGAAACTTCAGTGAACTGCCTGAG CTCCATGCTCTGTCTGCCGGTCTGAAGGCCTTCACCACGTGGGCAACCAACTCTGCTATTGAGGTGTGCCGCATGTCATGTGGCGGCCATGGCTACTCTCGCAGCAGTGCCTTGCCGGACATTTATGTTGAGTTTACTCCCACCTGCACCTACGAGGGTGAGAACACTGTCATGATGCTGCAGACTGCAAG ATACCTGGTGAAGAGCTACAGGCAGGCTAAGGACGGCCAGCAGCTGAGCGGCATCGTCTCTTACCTGAGTGAAGCGGATCATCGGAGGGTGCAGCCCCAGCCCGTCGCTGCCAGACCAACCGTGGTTGACATCAATGACTTATCTAGTCTGGTGGAGGTCTACAAATTACGAGCTGCCAT TCTTGTGGAGCTGGCAGCCAAGAGCATCCAGCAGGAGTTGCAGCACAGGAAGTGCCAGGAGGACGCCTGGAACAACAGTGCTATCGACCTGGTCAGAGCCTCAGAT GCCCACTGTCACTATGTTGTAGTGAAGCTCTTCACTGATAAGCTTGGGGAGATCGGCGACACAGCGATACACTCTGTGTTGTCGACGCTGGCTCTGCTCTACGCCCTGAATGGCATCAAGCTTAACTCTGGAGATTTCCTACAG GCTGGTCTGCTCAGTGGGCCCCAGGTGCTGCAGATCTCTGTTCGTATCAAGGAGCTTCTGTCTCAGCTGAGGCCCAACGCTGTGGCGCTCGTAGATGCCTTTGACTTCAACGACAAGCTTCTAAATTCAGTCCTGGGACGATATGATGGAAATGTCTACGAGAACTTGTTTGAATGGGCTCGCCGCTCACCCCTGAACTCCACAGAG GTGCATGAATCCTTCCACAAGTATCTAAAGCCTCTGCGGTCCAAACTGTGA
- the acox1 gene encoding peroxisomal acyl-coenzyme A oxidase 1 isoform X3, protein MASIKNSPCISCFTFPNSHLLIFSVHPRPALPSCVHPSRPEPLDLHLGMFLPTLLNQATSEQMDRFFMPAWNLEIIGTYAQTEMGHGTHLRGLETTATYDPATQEFVLNSPTVSSIKWWPGGLGKTSNHAIVLAQLYTQGNCRGLHAFIVPIRDMSTHVPLPGIVVGDIGPKFGFSEVDNGFLKLENVRIPRDNMLMKYAKVEPDGTYLKPPSAKLTYGTMVFIRSMIVGESAKALAKSCTISIRYSVVRHQSEIRAGEPEPQILDYQTQQYKLFPLLAMAYAFTFVGQYMQATYRRISGDISQGNFSELPELHALSAGLKAFTTWATNSAIEVCRMSCGGHGYSRSSALPDIYVEFTPTCTYEGENTVMMLQTARYLVKSYRQAKDGQQLSGIVSYLSEADHRRVQPQPVAARPTVVDINDLSSLVEVYKLRAAILVELAAKSIQQELQHRKCQEDAWNNSAIDLVRASDAHCHYVVVKLFTDKLGEIGDTAIHSVLSTLALLYALNGIKLNSGDFLQAGLLSGPQVLQISVRIKELLSQLRPNAVALVDAFDFNDKLLNSVLGRYDGNVYENLFEWARRSPLNSTEVHESFHKYLKPLRSKL, encoded by the exons ATGGCATCCATCAAAAATTCTCCATGCATCTCCTGCTTTACCTTTCCAAATTCCCACTTGCTCATCTTTTCCGTGCACCCCCGTCCTGCGTTGCCTAGCTGTGTGCACCCCAGCAGGCCAGAGCCCTTGGATCTCCATTTGGGGATGTTCCTGCCAACACTGCTCAACCAGGCCACCTCAGAGCAAATGGACCGTTTCTTCATGCCCGCCTGGAACCTAGAGATCATCGGGACCTATGCTCAGACTGAGATGGGCCACG GCACACACCTGAGAGGGCTGGAGACCACTGCCACATATGATCCAGCCACACAGGAGTTTGTTTTGAACAGTCCCACAGTCAGCTCCATCAAATGGTGGCCTGGAGGAC tTGGAAAGACCTCAAATCATGCCATAGTCCTCGCCCAGCTCTATACTCAAGGAAACTGCCGTGGTCTGCATGCTTTCATCGTACCCATCCGAGACATGAGCACTCACGTACCCCTGCCAG GTATTGTGGTCGGAGATATCGGCCCCAAGTTTGGCTTCAGTGAAGTTGACAACGGCTTCCTGAAACTAGAGAACGTACGAATCCCACGGGACAACATGCTGATGAAATATGCCAAG GTGGAGCCAGATGGGACCTATTTGAAGCCACCAAGTGCCAAACTGACCTATGGCACCATGGTGTTCATCCGCTCCATGATTGTAGGGGAGTCAGCTAAGGCCCTCGCCAAGTCCTGCACGATCTCCATCCGCTACAGTGTTGTTCGCCACCAGTCTGAAATCCGAGCTGG AGAGCCAGAGCCACAGATCCTCGACTACCAGACGCAGCAGTACAAGCTATTCCCTCTGCTGGCTATGGCCTATGCATTCACTTTTGTGGGCCAGTACATGCAGGCGACCTACCGGCGCATCAGTGGAGACATCAGCCAAGGAAACTTCAGTGAACTGCCTGAG CTCCATGCTCTGTCTGCCGGTCTGAAGGCCTTCACCACGTGGGCAACCAACTCTGCTATTGAGGTGTGCCGCATGTCATGTGGCGGCCATGGCTACTCTCGCAGCAGTGCCTTGCCGGACATTTATGTTGAGTTTACTCCCACCTGCACCTACGAGGGTGAGAACACTGTCATGATGCTGCAGACTGCAAG ATACCTGGTGAAGAGCTACAGGCAGGCTAAGGACGGCCAGCAGCTGAGCGGCATCGTCTCTTACCTGAGTGAAGCGGATCATCGGAGGGTGCAGCCCCAGCCCGTCGCTGCCAGACCAACCGTGGTTGACATCAATGACTTATCTAGTCTGGTGGAGGTCTACAAATTACGAGCTGCCAT TCTTGTGGAGCTGGCAGCCAAGAGCATCCAGCAGGAGTTGCAGCACAGGAAGTGCCAGGAGGACGCCTGGAACAACAGTGCTATCGACCTGGTCAGAGCCTCAGAT GCCCACTGTCACTATGTTGTAGTGAAGCTCTTCACTGATAAGCTTGGGGAGATCGGCGACACAGCGATACACTCTGTGTTGTCGACGCTGGCTCTGCTCTACGCCCTGAATGGCATCAAGCTTAACTCTGGAGATTTCCTACAG GCTGGTCTGCTCAGTGGGCCCCAGGTGCTGCAGATCTCTGTTCGTATCAAGGAGCTTCTGTCTCAGCTGAGGCCCAACGCTGTGGCGCTCGTAGATGCCTTTGACTTCAACGACAAGCTTCTAAATTCAGTCCTGGGACGATATGATGGAAATGTCTACGAGAACTTGTTTGAATGGGCTCGCCGCTCACCCCTGAACTCCACAGAG GTGCATGAATCCTTCCACAAGTATCTAAAGCCTCTGCGGTCCAAACTGTGA
- the ten1 gene encoding CST complex subunit TEN1 yields the protein MLPAAAVFHFPWEINSGSVQEGESVRTFGRLVCYQPEESRATLSAQHASKEHHVVVHTLFVEPFNPIIGAQYIVLGETENAEGVGHMVRARVLNCVDGVNIALLQKAINEQRSFFRERECKQSEDAQPADAT from the exons ATGcttccagctgctgcagtgtttcattTCCCCTGGGAAATAAACAGCGGGTCGGTCCAGGAAGGAGAATCAGTGAGGACGTTCGgcag ACTTGTCTGCTATCAGCCTGAGGAGTCCAGAGCTACGCTGTCAGCTCAGCACGCTTCCAAAGAGCACCATGTGGTCGTCCACACTTTGTTTGTGGAGCCCTTTAACCCAATAATTGGAGCCCAGTACATAGTTCTTGGTGAAACAGAAAATGCTGAGG GGGTTGGCCACATGGTCCGTGCCCGTGTGCTGAACTGTGTTGATGGTGTCAACATAGCTCTGCTGCAGAAAGCCATCAATGAGCAAAGAAGCTTCttcagggagagagagtgtaaGCAGAGTGAAGATGCACAGCCTGCAGATGCAACCTGA